In the Kineosporiaceae bacterium genome, one interval contains:
- the hisD gene encoding histidinol dehydrogenase: MIRRLDLRGRTLRSRELRGVVPRAAFDVDHALEAVRPICDDVRDRGEVAVLDHTERFDGVRPERVRVPDEALQRALDSMDDAVVAGLREAIDRARRVHRAQLPSGHSTQVVPGGSVTHRWLPVGRVGLYVPGGLAVYPSSVVMNVVPAQEAGVEQVAVTSPAQRDNPPGFAGLPHPTILAACALLGVAEVYCAGGAQAVAMFAHGARDAEGGWACEPVDVITGPGNIYVVAAKRLLRGLVGIDAEAGPTEILVLADESADAAHVASDLISQAEHDTLAASVLVTDSPALADAVEVELERQVSATKHLERVGTALSGEQSAIVLVDDLDAGLAVVDAYAAEHLEIQTRDAAAVAARVRNAGAIFVGAHAPVSLGDYCAGSNHVLPTAGSAVHSSGLSVFAFLRGVQVIDYDAAALAEVAPHVLALSAAEDLPAHGDAVRARLS; the protein is encoded by the coding sequence GTGATTCGCCGACTCGATCTGCGTGGCCGCACCCTGCGAAGCCGGGAGCTGCGGGGCGTCGTGCCCCGGGCAGCCTTCGATGTCGACCATGCCCTGGAGGCGGTCCGCCCGATCTGTGACGACGTGCGTGATCGCGGTGAGGTGGCGGTGCTCGACCACACCGAACGGTTCGACGGGGTGCGTCCGGAGCGGGTGCGGGTGCCCGACGAGGCGCTGCAGCGGGCGCTCGACTCGATGGACGACGCGGTGGTCGCCGGTCTGCGCGAGGCCATCGACCGGGCTCGCCGCGTCCACCGGGCCCAGCTGCCGTCGGGACACTCCACGCAGGTGGTACCCGGCGGGTCGGTCACGCACCGCTGGCTCCCGGTCGGCCGAGTGGGGTTGTACGTGCCCGGCGGCCTGGCGGTCTACCCGAGCAGCGTGGTGATGAACGTCGTCCCGGCCCAGGAGGCCGGGGTCGAGCAGGTGGCCGTGACCAGTCCCGCCCAGCGTGACAACCCACCCGGGTTCGCCGGACTGCCACACCCGACGATCCTGGCCGCGTGCGCGCTGCTGGGCGTGGCCGAGGTGTACTGCGCCGGGGGTGCCCAGGCGGTGGCGATGTTCGCCCACGGCGCCCGGGACGCCGAGGGTGGCTGGGCGTGTGAGCCGGTCGACGTGATCACGGGGCCGGGCAACATCTACGTGGTGGCGGCCAAGCGATTGCTGCGCGGACTCGTCGGGATCGACGCCGAGGCCGGGCCGACCGAGATCCTGGTCCTGGCCGACGAGAGCGCGGACGCCGCGCACGTGGCGTCCGATCTGATCAGTCAGGCCGAGCACGACACCCTGGCCGCCTCGGTGCTGGTCACCGACTCCCCGGCGCTCGCCGACGCCGTCGAGGTCGAACTCGAGCGTCAGGTCTCCGCGACCAAGCACCTCGAGCGGGTGGGCACCGCGCTGTCGGGCGAGCAGTCGGCCATCGTGCTGGTGGACGATCTCGACGCGGGCCTGGCCGTGGTCGACGCCTACGCCGCCGAACACCTCGAGATCCAGACCCGGGACGCCGCCGCGGTGGCTGCCCGGGTGCGCAACGCCGGTGCGATCTTCGTCGGGGCCCACGCACCGGTGAGCCTGGGGGACTACTGCGCCGGATCGAACCATGTCCTGCCCACCGCCGGCAGCGCCGTGCACTCCAGCGGGCTGAGCGTGTTCGCGTTCCTGCGCGGCGTCCAGGTGATCGACTACGACGCGGCCGCGCTGGCCGAGGTCGCCCCGCACGTGCTGGCGCTGTCCGCTGCCGAGGACCTGCCCGCTCACGGTGATGCCGTCCGGGCGCGATTGTCGTGA
- a CDS encoding LON peptidase substrate-binding domain-containing protein — MPVRLPLFPLGSVLVPGLVLPLHIFEERYRVLVNALLALPDGAFRQFGVITIRSGVEAGEPHPELYEVGCSAELREVTPYSDGRFDIISVGESRFRLLGIDDQADTPYLTGLVEFLPEPDGEDDVEPLRLRVVDRFAEYRRRLQVEVTELPDDPRVVSYLVAAAMVLDLPERQYLLEQPTTAHRLRAEAELLRREGSLVDAFRALPAVDLLSEPPGQN; from the coding sequence GTGCCGGTTCGCCTCCCGTTGTTCCCGCTCGGCTCCGTCCTGGTGCCGGGCCTGGTGCTGCCGCTGCACATCTTCGAGGAGCGCTACCGGGTGCTGGTCAACGCGCTGCTGGCGCTGCCGGACGGCGCCTTCCGCCAGTTCGGCGTGATCACCATCCGGTCGGGGGTCGAGGCAGGCGAACCGCACCCGGAGCTCTACGAGGTGGGGTGCTCGGCCGAGTTGCGCGAGGTGACGCCGTACTCGGACGGACGATTCGACATCATCTCGGTGGGCGAGTCGCGTTTTCGACTACTCGGCATCGACGATCAGGCGGACACGCCGTACCTGACCGGTCTGGTCGAGTTCCTCCCGGAGCCGGACGGCGAGGACGACGTCGAGCCGTTGCGGCTGCGGGTGGTCGACCGATTCGCCGAGTATCGGCGCCGGCTGCAGGTGGAGGTCACCGAGTTGCCGGACGACCCCCGAGTGGTCAGCTATCTCGTCGCCGCGGCCATGGTGCTCGACCTGCCCGAACGGCAGTACCTGTTGGAGCAGCCGACCACGGCGCATCGGCTACGAGCCGAGGCCGAGTTGTTGCGCCGCGAGGGCAGCCTGGTCGATGCGTTCCGCGCACTGCCCGCCGTCGATCTGCTCAGCGAGCCACCGGGTCAGAACTGA
- the ybaK gene encoding Cys-tRNA(Pro) deacylase — translation MARRTRAAGAATPALAVLTAAGVPHTVRAYDHDTTAHARGLAYGLEAARALGVPPERVFKTLLAEVDGRLTVAIVPVTQQLDLKALAAASGGKKAVMADPAMAERTTGYVVGGISPLGQRKRLPTVLDASAGDHAAILVSAGRRGLDVELAAADLTALTGAVLAPIGTA, via the coding sequence ATGGCGCGCCGCACCCGGGCCGCCGGCGCAGCGACCCCGGCGCTCGCCGTCCTGACCGCCGCCGGGGTGCCGCACACGGTGCGCGCCTACGACCACGACACGACGGCGCACGCCCGCGGACTCGCCTACGGGCTGGAGGCCGCTCGAGCACTCGGGGTACCGCCGGAGCGGGTGTTCAAGACCCTGCTGGCCGAGGTGGACGGCCGGTTGACCGTGGCCATCGTCCCGGTCACCCAGCAGCTCGATCTCAAGGCTCTCGCCGCGGCGTCCGGGGGCAAGAAGGCCGTGATGGCCGACCCGGCGATGGCCGAGCGCACCACCGGGTACGTCGTCGGCGGGATCAGCCCGTTGGGCCAACGCAAGCGGTTGCCGACCGTGCTGGACGCCTCGGCCGGCGACCACGCGGCGATCCTGGTCAGCGCCGGACGCCGCGGCCTGGACGTCGAGCTGGCAGCCGCCGACCTCACCGCGCTGACCGGCGCGGTCCTGGCGCCGATCGGTACCGCCTGA